TCGTGGTGTTCAACCCCTCCACCGACCCCATCGACGGCCCCGTCGACCTGACCCTGCGTTTCCCCAAGGACCTCGACGCCATCTACCAGGAGTTCTTCGGCTTCGAAGCCAAGATCGGGTTCCGCCTGTACGACACCGACGGCAAGGAGGTCGCGTACCAGTACGTCAACTGGCGCCGCGAGCGCGTCGGCTTCCGCCGCCGGCGCGGCAAGTTCCCTCAAGCCGACATCCGCCACGAGGTGGACATCACCGCGGCCCTGAAGGTGCCCGCTTACGGCTACACCCGCCTGGTCTGCCGGCCAGTCAAGCAGCCGACGCGCTACCTGGGCACCATGGTAGTCAACGACCACACCATCGCCAACGAGCATCTTCAGGTCTCCGTCGCCGCCAACGGCACCCTGACCCTCAGGGACAAACGCACCGGGCAGGTCTACGAGCGCCTGCTGACCGTCGAGGATCGGGCCGACATCGGCGACGGCTGGTACCATGGTGTGGCGGTCAACGATGAGGTCCATAGCTCAATTGCCTCGGCCGCGGACCTGGCGGTCACCGCGGATGGCATCCACAAGGCGACACTCAAGATCCGGGCCACACTCCAGGTGCCGGACCGTTTCGACTTCGACTCGATGCGCCGCGGCACCGCGATCGCCCCGCTGGTGATCACCCACCACGTCACCCTGCGGCAGGGCAGCGACCACGTCGAAGTGCGAACCGAAGTCGAGAACACCATCCGCGACCACCGCGTCCGCGTCCTCTTCCCGACAGGCGCGAAGACCGACACCTACTCGGCCGACAGCGCCTTCGACGTGGTGGAGCGGGCGATCGCCTTGCGGCCCGACAACGCCAAATACAAGGAACTGGAGGTCGAGACCCGGCCGCAGCAGACCTGGACCGCGGCCCATGACGACACCCGCGGCCTGGCGGTCGTCGCGACCGGCCTGCCGGAATCCACGGTTCGCGATCTCCCGGAACGGCCCATCGCCCTTACCCTGCTGCGCTCGTTCATCAAGGCAGTACTCACCAGTGGCAACGAGGGGGGTGAGATTCAGGGCCGCCACGAGTTCCGCTTTCTGATCGTCCCCTTGGCCGGAAGCCCGGATCGGGCGGGCTTGTGCCGACTCGGCCAGAGACTCGCCGCCGGCGTCCGCACCGTGCAGATCGAGCGGCACGATGCCAAACCCCTCGCGACCGCAAGCCCGTCGAGCCGGAGCCTTCCGCCCACCCTCGGTTTCCTGAAGGTCGCATCCGCCCAGACGGTCGTCACCGCGGTCCAACGCGCCGGCGACAAGGAAGTGGCTTCGGTCCGGTTGTTCAATCCCACCCCGGCCACCATCACCACCGCGCTGGCCCTGCACGACTGCCGGAACGCAGGCGAACTCACCGACCTGGAAGGAAAAAGCCGCGAGCCGATCAAGAGCAGTGACCAGGGCGCAGAAATCCAGCTCACCGGCAAGCAGATCGCCACCGTCCGATTCACGGAGTAACACTCCGAAGGAGAGATCATGAGCGGCGTTCGGTTCACGCACACGGTTGGCTTGATGACCCTGGCGATCGCCGAGATCATCGCCGGCTGCAACGACCAGGCCGCATCCACACCCCCGCCGCAAGACGTCACCGATTTGGTGGTCATCACCCCCCATGCCGTGCCGATTCGCGAGGCGTTCGCCGACGGCTTCCGACGATGGCAGACCGCTCACCACATCGAGCCACCCATCACCGTGCGGTGGATCAGCCACGGCACCCTGGAATGCCAGCGGTACATCCTCGACCGCTTCGGCGAGCAGCGCGAGGCGGACGAGGCGGGCATCGGCGTCGACGTGTTCTTCGGCGGCGGGCTGGCGGTCCACCAGTCCCTGGCGGCTCAAGGCCTGGCCCACCCTGTCAAGGTGCCCGATGCGACCCTCGCGGCCATTCCCAAGGACCTGAACGGCCAGCCCTTGCGGGCCCCGGATGGCAGCTGGTACGGTACGGCCCTCGGCGGCTACGGGATCCTGTTCAATGCCGTCGCTTGCAGGGCCAGGGACGTCCCGGTTCCGACCACCTGGGTCGACCTGGCATCGCCCGCCTTCGCCGGATGGGTGGCAGCGGCGGACCCCGCCCAGTCGGGCAGCACGACCCAGTGCTTGGCACTCATCCTCCTCAAACACGGCTGGGTGGAGGGTTGGGGAATCGTGTCCGGCCTGCTGGCCAACTCCAACGGCCTCTTCTCCGCCAGCGCCAACATAGCACCTACGGTGGAGGCCGGGATCGCCCTGGCCGGCCTCGAACCCGAGTTCGTCGCCCGCAGGAGCATCGCCGCGTCAAAGGGAACCATGGAGTACGTCAACCCGCCCGGCGCCACCGCGATCATTCCCGACCCGGTCACCGTCCTCAAAGGGGCGAAAGAGCCGATCGCCGCCGCTCAGTTCGTCGAGTTCGTGCTCTCGTTCGAGGGGCAGGCACTGTGGGCTCTGCCGGCTGACGCGGCCGGCGGACCGCCGGGTGAAGCTCTCTACCGGTATCCCATTCGCCCAGATGTCTATCAGAAGCTCGACGGTCAACTGCTCGTCAAGGGCAACCCGTTCTCCGAACAAGCCGGTCTTCGCGTGGATCCGGCGGACGAGCGGGCGTACACCGCCTTGCTGCCCCATCTG
This DNA window, taken from Phycisphaerae bacterium, encodes the following:
- a CDS encoding ABC transporter substrate-binding protein encodes the protein MSGVRFTHTVGLMTLAIAEIIAGCNDQAASTPPPQDVTDLVVITPHAVPIREAFADGFRRWQTAHHIEPPITVRWISHGTLECQRYILDRFGEQREADEAGIGVDVFFGGGLAVHQSLAAQGLAHPVKVPDATLAAIPKDLNGQPLRAPDGSWYGTALGGYGILFNAVACRARDVPVPTTWVDLASPAFAGWVAAADPAQSGSTTQCLALILLKHGWVEGWGIVSGLLANSNGLFSASANIAPTVEAGIALAGLEPEFVARRSIAASKGTMEYVNPPGATAIIPDPVTVLKGAKEPIAAAQFVEFVLSFEGQALWALPADAAGGPPGEALYRYPIRPDVYQKLDGQLLVKGNPFSEQAGLRVDPADERAYTALLPHLIRAACGPNHLALQKAWRQAAASPGQPAQLQTLKTPPFAKEQALQYASLCSQDPHQAGELEAQWSKLFEDRYRAVLENAPQ
- a CDS encoding glycoside hydrolase family 38, whose protein sequence is MPRSKRTAHYVASTHWDREWYESFQDYRFRLVSLVDELLDQMAADPEYRYFQSDGQSIVWDDYLEIRPERREQVVSLAREGRLRIGPWYVMPDEFIVSGESLVRNLQMGLRTAARFGAPSRTGFICDIFGHTSQLPQILRGFSIDNAFVWRGVLEKPRGAVFRWQSPDGSEITAYRFSPRYGYCSYAFLSRKCSQIDHDRNLDEAMKGLRDQLDFEMDRCPTPSLLIFDGGDHMEIEPRTTQILRRANKAFTDVELIHSHLDGFVEDLREQRSQITRVIQGELREIGELGDEGWLIPGVLSSRIHLKQQNARCETELCLWAEPFSTFAALLGDPYPARYLQVAWRWLLQNHPHDSICACSIDQVHKDMEYRFDQSRLIASHLTRDALQAIAARVELPEMGDQDMAVVVFNPSTDPIDGPVDLTLRFPKDLDAIYQEFFGFEAKIGFRLYDTDGKEVAYQYVNWRRERVGFRRRRGKFPQADIRHEVDITAALKVPAYGYTRLVCRPVKQPTRYLGTMVVNDHTIANEHLQVSVAANGTLTLRDKRTGQVYERLLTVEDRADIGDGWYHGVAVNDEVHSSIASAADLAVTADGIHKATLKIRATLQVPDRFDFDSMRRGTAIAPLVITHHVTLRQGSDHVEVRTEVENTIRDHRVRVLFPTGAKTDTYSADSAFDVVERAIALRPDNAKYKELEVETRPQQTWTAAHDDTRGLAVVATGLPESTVRDLPERPIALTLLRSFIKAVLTSGNEGGEIQGRHEFRFLIVPLAGSPDRAGLCRLGQRLAAGVRTVQIERHDAKPLATASPSSRSLPPTLGFLKVASAQTVVTAVQRAGDKEVASVRLFNPTPATITTALALHDCRNAGELTDLEGKSREPIKSSDQGAEIQLTGKQIATVRFTE